One part of the Desulfonema ishimotonii genome encodes these proteins:
- a CDS encoding adenylate/guanylate cyclase domain-containing protein gives MIVECEECKTAFRVDDRLIRETGTRLRCSRCKHVFRVYPPPAEAGPEPVSPIVAPSPDVPEDPPDEDRPLEAEQPPDALLPVPRSDTAKPERRKRNGYISFKTRLMYFAAILIGFIALIVIPIEAYRPIQQLRQLIENGKNLAGGTRAAFNEAELARLNTFTLDTISNSYIHLDKNRNYFFLSFNMLLTEGEILPAEKILKRMESFDDFGGREKFSYEALKESAHYWKRRFAEDPGALEIFRKYKYVLMRAVENAAEAGFELSSIMVMFDSGRKDGFFKDYIAYVLNSFPWWDAAAYSGEPYEITPENEFWRASALTGKGGYGHNPLSDPNNWYLPRFDEDEWGAWFSVWLTTETAGNYNILSIDFDASIVKRSLMVLSAVTFGVILLLFTVSLIIANWYSGLVTRPIRELTRGAEEVASGNYAYEVPVIREDELGEFTKQFNRMTQGQRERLNLMETLEKFLSKELAEKAASSGLVLGGKKADCTVMFTDFAGFSTITQQMTATEAVNVLNSYYDGLIPIIKKYGGFPDKYIGDAIVAMFGAPVSLEDNAERAVACAIEMQWKMREINDRRKREGQIVFEMRIGLNSGEVIAGAIGCDQKLEYTTIGETTNLANRMESICDIGHVMIADGTYQQVRNIFFKGVHIAMTPDQIEVKGYPEPVAAYRVYVDNLDISKNIRSYESLRKFYAYERTDHDLKYSPGEVNGGRFDKTARFIRE, from the coding sequence ATGATTGTAGAGTGTGAAGAGTGTAAAACAGCCTTCAGGGTGGACGACCGGCTGATCCGAGAAACCGGTACCCGCCTTCGCTGCTCCCGGTGTAAGCATGTCTTCAGGGTTTACCCGCCCCCGGCGGAAGCAGGCCCGGAGCCGGTTTCCCCCATTGTTGCACCGTCCCCGGATGTCCCGGAAGATCCCCCCGACGAAGACCGGCCCTTGGAAGCGGAGCAGCCCCCGGACGCCCTGCTGCCCGTCCCCAGATCTGATACGGCAAAACCGGAGAGACGGAAACGGAACGGGTATATTTCGTTTAAAACCCGGCTGATGTATTTTGCCGCCATCCTGATCGGGTTCATTGCCCTTATTGTCATTCCCATAGAGGCGTATCGGCCCATCCAGCAGCTGCGCCAGCTGATTGAGAATGGTAAGAACCTGGCGGGCGGCACCCGTGCCGCCTTCAATGAGGCGGAGCTGGCCCGGCTCAACACCTTCACCCTGGATACCATCTCCAACAGCTACATTCATCTGGATAAAAACAGAAATTACTTCTTCCTGTCGTTCAACATGCTGCTGACGGAGGGCGAGATTCTCCCGGCCGAAAAGATCCTGAAGCGCATGGAATCCTTTGACGATTTCGGCGGACGGGAAAAATTCAGCTATGAGGCGCTGAAAGAGAGCGCCCATTACTGGAAGCGCCGGTTTGCCGAAGATCCCGGGGCGCTGGAAATTTTCAGGAAATACAAGTACGTTCTGATGCGGGCCGTGGAAAATGCCGCTGAGGCCGGTTTTGAACTCAGCAGCATCATGGTGATGTTCGACAGCGGCAGAAAAGACGGGTTTTTTAAGGACTACATCGCCTATGTCCTCAACAGTTTTCCCTGGTGGGATGCCGCGGCCTACAGCGGCGAACCTTACGAGATCACACCTGAAAACGAGTTCTGGCGGGCCTCGGCCCTGACCGGAAAGGGCGGATACGGTCATAATCCCCTGTCCGATCCGAACAACTGGTATCTGCCCCGGTTTGACGAAGATGAATGGGGCGCATGGTTCAGCGTCTGGCTGACGACGGAGACCGCAGGCAACTACAACATCCTCAGCATCGACTTTGACGCCAGTATCGTCAAGCGGTCTCTGATGGTGCTGAGCGCTGTCACCTTCGGGGTGATTCTGCTCCTGTTCACCGTCTCCCTGATCATCGCCAACTGGTACAGCGGGCTGGTGACCAGGCCCATCCGGGAGCTGACCCGGGGGGCCGAAGAGGTCGCGTCGGGAAATTACGCCTATGAGGTGCCGGTGATCCGGGAAGATGAGCTGGGAGAGTTTACCAAGCAGTTCAACCGGATGACCCAGGGGCAGCGGGAACGGCTCAACCTGATGGAAACCCTGGAAAAATTTCTGTCAAAAGAGCTGGCGGAAAAGGCGGCCAGCAGCGGGCTGGTGCTGGGCGGCAAGAAGGCCGACTGCACGGTCATGTTTACCGATTTTGCGGGCTTTTCCACCATTACCCAGCAGATGACGGCCACGGAGGCGGTCAATGTCCTCAACTCCTACTATGACGGCCTGATTCCCATCATCAAGAAGTACGGCGGGTTCCCGGACAAGTATATCGGTGACGCCATTGTGGCCATGTTCGGTGCGCCGGTGAGCCTTGAGGACAACGCCGAACGGGCCGTGGCCTGTGCCATAGAGATGCAGTGGAAGATGCGGGAAATTAATGACCGGCGGAAACGGGAGGGCCAGATTGTCTTTGAAATGCGCATCGGCCTGAACAGCGGAGAGGTGATTGCCGGTGCCATCGGATGTGATCAGAAGCTGGAGTATACGACCATCGGCGAGACCACCAATCTGGCCAACCGGATGGAGTCCATATGTGATATCGGCCATGTGATGATAGCGGACGGAACCTATCAGCAGGTCCGCAATATTTTCTTTAAAGGGGTTCATATCGCCATGACCCCCGATCAGATCGAGGTCAAGGGCTATCCCGAACCGGTTGCAGCGTACCGGGTGTATGTGGACAACTTGGATATATCCAAAAATATCCGCTCCTATGAGTCGCTGCGGAAGTTCTATGCTTATGAGAGAACAGACCACGATCTGAAATACAGCCCCGGCGAAGTGAACGGTGGCCGTTTTGACAAAACGGCCCGGTTCATCCGGGAATAG
- a CDS encoding MBL fold metallo-hydrolase: protein MYFKQIAVEGMGCLSYIIGCPGAGVACVVDPKREVRDYIDLARNNGMKITHIFETHIHADHVSGNMELKSRTGADIYLLEDTPATYAFRPVRDGDTFMLGSVRLEILKTPGHTPHGLSVLVTDTLRSQEPWMVLTGDCMFVGDVGRPDLAGEELIEEQIGNLYNSLYNRLGKLPDSLEIFPAHGEGSLCGKGMSSKPSSTIGFEKHSNPLLNLSEDAFKSKFRGSFPERPKSFTHIIETNKNGAPLLERCPMITDMSPLQVREHMERGAVILDTRDTAAFGGVHIPGSINIGLTRQTANWIGMVIDPDAELILVVDNEAAYAEICTQLHRIGYDRIWGYLYGGMKNWQEEGYPIEQLWQISAERLAEKLKDGGKKHFFDVRTQAERETGHIAGAEHFPLPALLKEVPDISRDEEVIVFCGVGYRGNIAASYLQNQGFRHVHSLAGGIKAWKNAGFPMEM from the coding sequence ATGTATTTCAAACAGATTGCCGTGGAAGGAATGGGATGCCTGTCTTACATTATCGGATGCCCCGGCGCCGGGGTGGCCTGCGTGGTCGATCCCAAACGGGAGGTGCGGGATTATATCGACCTGGCCCGCAACAACGGCATGAAGATCACCCACATCTTTGAAACCCACATCCACGCCGACCACGTCAGCGGCAACATGGAACTGAAATCCCGCACCGGGGCTGACATCTACCTGCTGGAGGATACCCCGGCAACCTATGCGTTCAGGCCGGTCAGAGACGGGGATACGTTTATGCTGGGCAGCGTGAGACTTGAAATCCTTAAAACCCCCGGCCATACGCCCCACGGACTCTCCGTTCTGGTGACAGACACCCTGCGCAGCCAGGAGCCGTGGATGGTGCTGACCGGCGACTGCATGTTTGTCGGCGATGTGGGGCGACCCGATCTGGCCGGTGAAGAGCTGATTGAGGAGCAGATCGGGAATCTGTACAACTCGCTTTACAACAGGCTGGGCAAACTGCCGGACTCTCTGGAGATCTTCCCGGCCCACGGCGAAGGCTCTTTGTGCGGCAAGGGGATGAGTTCGAAACCCAGCTCCACCATCGGGTTTGAAAAGCACAGCAACCCGCTGCTGAATCTCTCCGAGGATGCCTTTAAGTCCAAATTCAGGGGGAGCTTTCCCGAACGCCCCAAAAGCTTTACCCACATCATCGAAACCAACAAAAACGGCGCGCCGCTTCTGGAGCGCTGTCCCATGATCACGGACATGTCCCCGCTTCAGGTCCGGGAGCATATGGAGCGTGGGGCCGTGATTCTCGACACGCGGGACACGGCCGCCTTTGGCGGCGTCCACATCCCCGGCAGCATCAACATCGGCCTGACCCGTCAGACGGCCAACTGGATCGGCATGGTTATCGACCCGGATGCGGAGCTGATTCTGGTGGTGGACAACGAGGCCGCTTATGCGGAAATCTGCACTCAGCTTCACCGGATCGGCTATGACAGGATCTGGGGCTACCTATATGGCGGCATGAAGAACTGGCAGGAGGAGGGATATCCCATTGAGCAGCTGTGGCAGATTTCCGCCGAGCGGCTGGCGGAGAAGCTGAAAGACGGAGGCAAAAAGCATTTTTTTGATGTCCGGACCCAGGCCGAGCGGGAGACAGGGCATATTGCCGGGGCGGAACACTTTCCACTGCCCGCCCTGTTGAAAGAGGTGCCCGACATCTCCCGGGATGAGGAGGTCATCGTTTTCTGCGGCGTGGGATACCGGGGCAATATCGCGGCCAGCTATCTTCAGAATCAGGGATTCAGACACGTTCACAGTCTGGCAGGCGGCATCAAAGCCTGGAAAAATGCAGGGTTTCCGATGGAAATGTAG
- the nadC gene encoding carboxylating nicotinate-nucleotide diphosphorylase, translating to MDSVKKLIEMALTEDIGPGDITTENIFSPEALGKGEIIAKEPLILAGLDVARQTFEMLDPAVEFTPLFADGDRVERGQRVLKVAGRVHALLKGERTALNFLQRLSGIATQVRSYADCMKGKTARLVDTRKTTPGWRTLEKYAVRVGGAYNHRTGLYDGVLIKDNHIAACGGIGPAVERVRDRVSHLVKIEVEVEDLNGVREALDAGADVIMLDNMGIPEIRAAVGMIQGRALTEVSGNVTREALADLADTGADLISSGALTHSARSMDLSMRIA from the coding sequence ATGGATTCTGTAAAAAAACTGATTGAAATGGCATTGACGGAGGATATCGGGCCGGGGGACATCACCACGGAGAACATCTTTTCGCCCGAAGCCCTGGGAAAGGGTGAGATCATCGCCAAAGAGCCCCTGATCCTGGCGGGGCTGGATGTGGCCCGGCAGACCTTTGAAATGCTCGATCCTGCCGTTGAATTCACCCCGCTTTTTGCGGACGGCGACCGGGTGGAGCGCGGCCAGCGGGTGCTGAAGGTGGCGGGCCGGGTTCATGCCCTGCTCAAGGGGGAGCGTACCGCCCTCAATTTCCTCCAGCGCCTCTCCGGCATTGCCACACAGGTCCGGTCCTATGCCGACTGCATGAAGGGAAAGACGGCCCGGCTGGTGGATACCCGCAAGACCACCCCCGGCTGGCGGACTCTGGAAAAGTATGCGGTCCGGGTGGGCGGGGCATATAACCACCGCACGGGCCTGTATGACGGGGTGCTGATCAAGGACAACCATATTGCGGCCTGCGGCGGCATTGGCCCGGCCGTTGAGCGGGTCCGCGACCGGGTCTCCCATCTGGTGAAAATCGAGGTGGAGGTGGAAGACCTGAACGGGGTGCGCGAGGCGCTGGATGCCGGGGCTGACGTGATCATGCTCGACAACATGGGGATTCCCGAAATCCGGGCGGCTGTGGGCATGATTCAGGGGCGTGCCCTGACGGAGGTTTCCGGCAACGTGACCCGCGAGGCCCTGGCCGATCTGGCCGATACGGGCGCTGATCTCATCTCATCCGGGGCACTGACCCATTCGGCCCGGAGCATGGACCTGAGTATGCGGATTGCCTGA
- a CDS encoding mucoidy inhibitor MuiA family protein, which translates to MSGQFVQDRFIAQNDGNRIEEVVVFKDRAYVKRRAQVAAARGINRVLMEILALEPDPDSIQAAVRGDGELLSVQYREIPVRESPRQDVQTLEKKRKQLVHKKSALLGERAVKEKQTVFLDSVLGFADTEIPKSLKTQFPDTEDLENLLGFLGENYQQIGAQARDLDKRVEVLEEEIAVLDRALTLLRHPETAIRRVVEVLFDARKDQEIGIEAAYVTENASWEPVYKVDVSPDLSGLSMTLFARIRQQTGEAWADIRLSVSKAVPVSGAALPDPESWHLSLPSSVPPIAIAGKARISKAHTDTDYDLEEPDEAGASPPFAASDAPVTEAGFRQAAERELPLAFEYELPQRIHMPSGDSETLLPLHTRKPEGEFFFYTVPREDPLPYLVCRVVADSRLLAGRVNVHFGGRFVGSTALSAREAGAELLINLGVDRGVQVRREKLTDKLTETFFGMMDRSAVARELEYRIVVENLKAEAVRVWLFDAVPVSTTDRVQVKGIEITPEPDVADEQDREGVMRWEFELTPGGVQEIRTRFFVKYPRHSPLLGL; encoded by the coding sequence ATGAGCGGACAGTTTGTGCAGGACCGGTTTATCGCCCAGAATGACGGCAACCGGATCGAAGAGGTGGTCGTTTTTAAGGACCGGGCCTATGTGAAGCGCCGGGCGCAGGTGGCCGCTGCCCGGGGGATCAACCGGGTTCTCATGGAAATCCTGGCCCTTGAACCAGACCCGGATTCAATCCAGGCGGCGGTGCGGGGCGATGGGGAGCTTCTCAGCGTCCAGTACCGGGAAATCCCGGTGCGGGAATCCCCCCGGCAGGATGTTCAGACCCTTGAGAAGAAGAGAAAACAGCTGGTACATAAGAAATCCGCCCTTCTGGGGGAACGGGCCGTAAAGGAGAAACAGACCGTATTCCTCGATTCGGTCCTCGGATTTGCCGATACTGAAATCCCCAAATCCCTGAAAACCCAGTTCCCGGACACAGAGGATCTGGAAAACCTGCTCGGATTTCTGGGGGAGAACTATCAGCAGATCGGTGCACAGGCCCGTGATCTGGATAAGCGGGTCGAGGTGCTGGAGGAGGAAATTGCGGTGCTGGACCGGGCGCTGACCCTGCTTCGTCATCCCGAGACGGCAATCCGGCGGGTGGTGGAGGTACTGTTCGACGCCCGGAAGGATCAGGAGATCGGAATCGAAGCCGCCTATGTGACGGAAAACGCTTCGTGGGAGCCGGTCTATAAGGTCGATGTCTCCCCGGACCTCTCCGGCCTCTCCATGACCCTGTTTGCGCGGATTCGCCAGCAGACGGGGGAGGCCTGGGCGGATATCCGGCTTTCGGTCAGCAAGGCCGTTCCCGTTTCCGGCGCGGCCCTGCCCGACCCGGAAAGCTGGCATCTCAGCCTGCCCTCTTCTGTCCCGCCCATAGCGATTGCCGGGAAGGCCCGGATATCAAAAGCGCATACTGATACTGATTATGATCTGGAGGAGCCGGATGAGGCCGGGGCGTCTCCCCCCTTTGCAGCCTCTGATGCGCCAGTGACCGAAGCCGGATTTCGCCAGGCTGCCGAGCGGGAACTGCCGCTGGCGTTTGAATACGAACTGCCCCAGCGGATCCACATGCCGTCGGGCGACAGCGAAACCCTGCTGCCGCTCCATACCCGGAAACCGGAGGGTGAATTTTTCTTCTACACCGTCCCCCGGGAAGACCCGCTGCCCTATCTGGTCTGCCGGGTGGTTGCGGATTCCCGGCTGCTGGCAGGGCGGGTCAACGTCCATTTCGGCGGGCGGTTTGTGGGCAGCACGGCGCTTTCGGCCAGGGAGGCCGGGGCGGAACTGCTGATCAATCTGGGGGTGGACCGGGGCGTTCAGGTGCGGCGTGAAAAGCTGACAGATAAGCTGACCGAGACCTTTTTCGGCATGATGGACCGCTCTGCCGTGGCCCGTGAACTGGAATACCGCATTGTGGTCGAGAACCTGAAAGCAGAGGCGGTCCGGGTCTGGCTGTTTGATGCCGTTCCCGTCTCCACGACCGACCGGGTGCAGGTCAAAGGGATTGAAATCACGCCCGAACCGGATGTGGCCGATGAGCAGGACCGGGAGGGGGTGATGCGCTGGGAATTTGAGCTGACGCCCGGGGGCGTTCAGGAGATCCGCACCCGCTTCTTTGTGAAATATCCCCGGCACAGCCCGCTTCTGGGCCTGTGA
- a CDS encoding type IV pilus twitching motility protein PilT: protein MKKQEIDHILTRMLDAYGSVSDLNITVGKPFQVESSGQLVGVDIDPPFEELTPFQTEIFALNLINRDRRLTETLIREGSCDSSYELPGKARFRVNIFSQRAKYSIVLRKLETKIPTLKDLNLPEAFANMTKEKNGVIFVTGSTGSGKSTSLAAVLNEINESQAVHVVTLEDPVEFSHPHKKATFNQREMGNDFDTFASGLRAALRQGPKVILIGEMRDRETVEIGLSAAETGHLVVSTLHTVDAGQSIDRILGMFSIEEEKQLRVRLAGTVRWIVCQRLLPKIGGGRVAAFDILGSNLRSRDVILNGEREGKTFYEIQEASEAFGMTNFDKYIIGLYKKGLITEDTAMGYSSRKAIVGRGIDMVKSQRGESTTEIENLEMA, encoded by the coding sequence ATGAAAAAACAGGAAATTGACCATATCCTGACCCGTATGCTGGATGCCTACGGCAGTGTTTCGGATTTGAATATCACCGTGGGCAAGCCGTTTCAGGTGGAGAGTTCCGGCCAACTGGTCGGTGTCGATATTGACCCCCCCTTTGAGGAACTGACCCCCTTTCAGACCGAGATCTTTGCCCTGAACCTCATCAACCGGGACCGTCGCCTGACCGAAACCCTGATCCGGGAGGGATCCTGCGATTCCTCCTATGAGCTGCCGGGCAAGGCCCGTTTCCGGGTCAACATCTTCTCCCAGCGGGCCAAGTACTCCATTGTCCTGAGAAAGCTGGAGACCAAGATTCCCACCCTCAAGGATCTGAACCTGCCCGAAGCCTTTGCCAATATGACCAAAGAAAAAAACGGGGTGATCTTCGTAACCGGGTCTACCGGCAGCGGAAAGTCAACCTCCCTGGCTGCGGTGCTGAACGAGATCAACGAGAGCCAGGCGGTCCACGTCGTCACCCTGGAGGATCCGGTGGAGTTCTCGCACCCCCACAAAAAGGCGACATTCAACCAGCGGGAGATGGGCAACGATTTTGACACCTTTGCCAGCGGCCTCCGGGCAGCCCTGCGCCAGGGGCCGAAAGTGATTCTCATCGGTGAGATGCGGGACCGGGAGACCGTTGAAATCGGGCTGAGCGCTGCGGAAACGGGTCACCTGGTGGTCAGTACCCTCCACACCGTTGATGCGGGCCAGTCCATTGACCGTATTCTGGGCATGTTCAGTATTGAGGAGGAGAAACAGCTCCGGGTCCGGCTTGCGGGAACTGTCCGGTGGATCGTCTGCCAGCGGCTGCTGCCCAAAATCGGAGGGGGACGGGTGGCGGCCTTTGATATCCTGGGCAGCAACCTGCGCTCACGGGATGTCATCCTGAACGGTGAACGGGAGGGCAAGACCTTCTATGAAATTCAGGAGGCCAGCGAGGCCTTTGGCATGACCAACTTTGACAAATACATCATCGGCCTTTATAAGAAAGGGCTGATCACCGAGGACACGGCCATGGGCTACAGCTCACGCAAGGCGATTGTGGGACGGGGCATTGATATGGTGAAGAGTCAGCGGGGCGAATCCACCACCGAAATTGAGAACCTGGAAATGGCCTGA
- a CDS encoding valine--tRNA ligase — MSTDLLDKGYEPHDVEKRWYDFWQQEGLFSAEETGDRKGYAIVIPPPNVTGVLHMGHALNNTLQDILCRYRRLRGDNVLWMPGTDHAGIATQNVVERQLASEGTDRHALGREKFVERVWEWRKEYGGAIINQLKRMGASCDWDRERFTMDEGLSRAVRKVFVRLYEDGLIYRGNYIINWCPRCHTALADLEVEHEELDAHLYFFKYPFPDSDEGITIATTRPETMLGDTAVAVNPEDERYLNIPAEEVILPLANRRIPVIRDTYVDMSFGTGGLKVTPAHDPNDFEIGRRHNLPAVKAIGDDGRMTAEAGKYEGMDRMECRKAVLKDLEAAGLLVKIEPLKHSVGHCYRCHTVIEPNLSKQWFVKAKPLAAKALAAVREGQTKIIPATWENTYYDWLENIRDWCISRQIWWGHQIPAWTCEDCGEVIVTMEDPTECPKCKCDRLVRETDVLDTWFSSALWPFSTMGWPDEAPLLRTFYPTSTLITGFDILFFWVARMMMMGIHFMGEVPFKNVYVHALVRDENGQKMSKSKGNVIDPLTVIEEYGTDAFRFTLTAFAAQGRDVRMSVKRVEGYRNFINKLWNAARFSLMHLETAYPDMAEADISLPDRWILSRLDRVTRNVRETLDEYRFNDAASAIYQFVWHEFCDWYLEAAKPALYGKRGDAAQNATRSVLWRVLRETLILLHPFIPFVTEEIWHKLPGTEGSIMKAQYPSDNPDNQGIFHMPEAESRMNTAIATITGVRNIRGEMNIRPSMTLDIRVQSPDAETRQVIEAQREMIIDLARLSSLTVEEPGERPKSAATAIIENATIFASLEGIIDFAQEEKRLAKEIAKVEKEMAGVSKKLHNEDFLAKAPPEVVEKVRDRHSGFLEKHQKLQSNLEKIRSFVN; from the coding sequence ATGAGTACCGATTTACTTGACAAGGGATATGAACCCCATGACGTTGAAAAACGCTGGTATGATTTCTGGCAGCAGGAAGGCCTTTTTTCAGCCGAGGAGACGGGCGACCGGAAAGGCTATGCCATTGTCATTCCGCCCCCCAATGTCACCGGGGTGCTTCACATGGGCCATGCGCTGAACAACACGCTCCAGGACATTCTCTGCCGTTACCGCCGGTTGCGGGGGGATAACGTCCTCTGGATGCCCGGAACGGACCACGCAGGGATTGCCACGCAGAACGTCGTGGAGCGGCAGCTTGCAAGTGAAGGTACGGACCGCCATGCCCTGGGCCGGGAGAAGTTTGTCGAACGGGTCTGGGAATGGCGGAAGGAATACGGCGGGGCCATCATCAACCAGTTGAAACGGATGGGCGCGTCCTGCGACTGGGACCGCGAGCGCTTTACAATGGATGAGGGCCTGTCGCGGGCCGTGCGAAAGGTCTTTGTCCGGCTGTACGAGGACGGCCTCATCTACCGGGGCAACTACATCATCAACTGGTGTCCCCGGTGTCACACGGCCCTGGCCGATCTGGAAGTGGAGCATGAGGAACTGGATGCCCATCTCTACTTTTTCAAATATCCCTTCCCGGACAGCGACGAGGGGATCACCATTGCCACCACCCGCCCCGAAACCATGCTGGGGGATACGGCAGTGGCCGTCAATCCCGAAGACGAGCGCTATCTGAATATTCCGGCGGAAGAGGTGATTCTGCCGCTGGCGAACAGGCGGATTCCCGTTATCCGGGACACCTACGTGGACATGTCCTTTGGCACGGGCGGTCTCAAGGTGACGCCTGCCCACGATCCCAACGACTTTGAGATCGGACGCCGCCACAACCTGCCGGCGGTCAAGGCCATCGGCGATGACGGCAGAATGACGGCCGAGGCCGGGAAATATGAGGGCATGGACCGGATGGAGTGCCGGAAGGCGGTTCTGAAGGATCTGGAGGCTGCGGGGCTGCTGGTGAAGATCGAGCCGCTGAAACACAGCGTGGGCCACTGCTACCGCTGCCACACGGTCATTGAGCCGAACCTGTCCAAACAGTGGTTTGTGAAGGCCAAGCCCCTTGCGGCCAAAGCCCTGGCCGCCGTCAGAGAGGGGCAGACGAAGATTATCCCCGCCACCTGGGAAAACACCTATTACGACTGGCTGGAAAATATCCGGGACTGGTGCATCTCCCGGCAGATCTGGTGGGGCCATCAGATTCCGGCCTGGACCTGTGAGGACTGCGGCGAGGTGATTGTGACCATGGAAGATCCCACCGAATGTCCCAAATGCAAGTGTGACAGGCTGGTCCGGGAGACGGACGTTCTCGATACCTGGTTCAGCTCGGCCCTGTGGCCTTTTTCCACCATGGGCTGGCCGGATGAGGCACCGCTGCTCAGGACCTTTTACCCCACATCCACCCTGATCACCGGATTTGATATCCTGTTTTTCTGGGTGGCCCGCATGATGATGATGGGCATTCACTTCATGGGCGAGGTGCCGTTCAAAAATGTCTATGTCCACGCCCTGGTCCGGGATGAGAACGGCCAGAAGATGAGCAAGTCCAAGGGGAATGTCATCGACCCGCTGACGGTCATCGAGGAATACGGCACGGACGCCTTCCGCTTCACCCTGACCGCGTTTGCGGCCCAGGGGCGGGATGTCCGGATGTCTGTCAAGCGGGTGGAGGGATACCGCAATTTCATTAACAAGCTCTGGAACGCGGCCCGGTTCTCCCTCATGCATCTTGAGACGGCGTATCCCGACATGGCGGAGGCCGATATCTCCCTGCCGGACCGATGGATTCTCTCCCGCCTCGACCGGGTGACCCGCAACGTCCGGGAGACGCTGGACGAATACCGGTTTAACGACGCGGCCAGCGCAATCTACCAGTTTGTCTGGCACGAGTTTTGTGACTGGTATCTGGAGGCGGCCAAGCCTGCACTGTACGGAAAACGGGGGGATGCGGCCCAGAATGCGACCCGGAGTGTGCTGTGGCGGGTGCTGCGGGAAACCCTGATTCTGCTGCACCCCTTTATCCCCTTTGTCACCGAGGAGATCTGGCATAAACTGCCGGGCACCGAAGGCTCGATTATGAAGGCGCAGTATCCCTCGGACAACCCCGACAATCAGGGGATTTTTCACATGCCGGAGGCCGAATCCCGCATGAATACGGCCATCGCCACCATTACGGGCGTGCGCAACATCCGGGGGGAGATGAACATCCGGCCCTCCATGACCCTTGATATCCGGGTGCAGTCGCCGGACGCGGAAACCCGGCAGGTTATCGAGGCGCAGCGGGAGATGATTATCGACCTGGCCCGTCTCAGTTCCCTGACCGTGGAAGAACCCGGAGAGCGCCCCAAATCCGCCGCCACGGCCATCATCGAGAATGCCACGATCTTCGCATCGCTGGAGGGCATTATTGATTTTGCCCAGGAGGAAAAGCGCCTGGCAAAGGAGATCGCCAAGGTTGAAAAGGAGATGGCCGGGGTTTCCAAAAAGCTCCATAACGAGGATTTTCTGGCCAAAGCCCCCCCGGAGGTGGTGGAAAAGGTCCGTGACCGGCACAGCGGATTTCTGGAGAAACACCAGAAGCTTCAGTCCAACCTGGAGAAGATCAGATCCTTTGTCAATTAA
- a CDS encoding peroxiredoxin yields the protein MSDSKIPLIGENFPEIQVTTSHGRLTLPAHFKGKWFVLFSHPADFTPVCTTEFVAFAQRSEDFEKLNCHLIGLSMDQVFSHMKWTEWINDNLEVRIPFPIIADDGKIASALGMVHPNKGSNTVRAVFIIDDKGVIRMMLYYPQECGRNIDEILRVVRAMQVSDQKGVAMPANWPENGLIQDRVIIPPATDEETAKQRVKEYDHFDWWFCHKKL from the coding sequence ATGTCAGACAGCAAGATCCCGTTGATTGGCGAAAATTTTCCTGAAATTCAGGTAACAACCAGCCACGGCAGGCTCACCCTTCCCGCTCATTTCAAGGGAAAATGGTTTGTTCTGTTCAGCCATCCGGCCGATTTTACGCCTGTATGTACCACCGAATTTGTGGCATTTGCCCAGCGGAGCGAAGACTTTGAGAAGCTGAACTGCCATCTGATCGGTCTGTCGATGGATCAGGTCTTCTCCCACATGAAATGGACCGAATGGATTAACGATAACCTGGAGGTCAGAATTCCCTTTCCCATCATCGCGGATGACGGGAAGATCGCTTCCGCTCTGGGAATGGTCCACCCGAACAAGGGCAGCAATACCGTCCGGGCGGTCTTTATCATCGACGACAAAGGGGTGATCCGTATGATGCTCTACTACCCCCAGGAGTGCGGACGGAATATTGACGAAATACTGCGGGTCGTCCGGGCCATGCAGGTATCGGATCAGAAGGGTGTGGCCATGCCCGCCAACTGGCCCGAAAACGGACTGATACAGGATCGGGTCATCATTCCGCCTGCCACGGACGAGGAAACCGCCAAACAGCGGGTGAAAGAATACGATCACTTTGACTGGTGGTTCTGCCACAAAAAACTCTGA